TCCAGCATAAGGAACAGTAGAATCATGGGCTTCCATTTTCCGCCCAGGATGGACAGCGCATCTTGCACCTGGCATAACTGCGGTTTTATTTCCATAGTAGCTTTAAATCCTTTTGTAGTATCTTTTTTTATACTATATCACATTAAAGTACGTACTTACATCATGGTCTGTTTCGCCCTATAATACCCTTTGTCACGTCTTTCAGATTCGAAACACCTGACGGCGGCTGCTCGGCATGTCATCTGAGCATCACGACAAACCTGACGATAGGTGAGATCAATGAAAAAATACAGAATCGATCCAAGCAAAGGCTTGGAATTTGGCATCTATACATTGGGCGACCACATTCCGAATCCCTACACGGGAGAACGCATTTCGGCCGAGCAGCGAATTCATGAGATCATTGAACTGGCCAAACTCGCTGAGCAAGCAGGGGTTGATTTTTTCAGCGTCGGCGAGAGTCATCAGGCGTACTTTACGACGCAGGCGCACGCGGTTGTCCTGTCAGCCATTGCGCAGGCGACCAGCAAGCTCAAAATCGGAAGCTCGTCCACGATTATCAGCACGTCAGACCCTGTTCGGGTGTACGAGAACTTCGCGACCCTCGACCTGATTTCCCACGGGCGCGCTGAGCTTGTTGCAGGCCGGGCTTCCAGAATTGGGCTCTTTGAGTTGCTTGGATACAATCTGCGCGATTATGAGGCGCTCTTCGAGGAGAAGTTTGACCTCTTGTTAAAAATCAATGAGGAAGAGATTGTGAACTGGACTGGAGAATTCCGGGCGCCTTTGCGAGACGCACAGATTCTGCCGCGCCCGTTGCACGGGTCGATCCCGATTTGGCGCGCAGTCGGGGGGACGCCGGCGAGCGCCGTGAAGGCGGGCTATGCCGGGGTTCCTATGTTTATGGCCCACTTGGGCGGCCCTGCGACGGTCTTTAAGCGTACCATCGATTCCTATCGGGAAGCAGCGCGCAGGAAGGGGTTTGATCCATCCGAACTTCCTGTCGCGACGGCTGGATTTTTTTATGTTGCAGAAACGACGCAAGATGCGCTGCGGGAGTACTATCCACACATCAATGAAGGCATGAAGGTCACGAATGGACAGGGATTCTCGAGGCAGCTGTGGGCGCAGGGGGCGGATACCCGCAGCATTATCAATGTGGGGAGTCCCCAGCAGGTGATTGAAAAGATTCTGTACCAGCATGAATTGTTCGGCCATCAGCGGTACATCGCGCAGATGGACTTCGGCGGGGTGCCGTTTGACAAACTGGCCAGGAATATCGAGATGATTGGTACGGAAATCCTGCCAGCCATCAAGAAGTACACGGCCGTGCCGCAGGGGGCGGAGCAGTCATGAAGTTTGTTTTCTTGTCCGGGTCGAAAGTGGGAACGAAAACCAGAACGGCGCTGAATTACGCGCAGCACGTGCTTGCCGAAAAATATCCAGCCGTCGAAGCGACCATGATTGACTTAGGGGAATACGATGTTGTTTTCAGTGACGGGCGAAATTACTTGGAATATCAGGGGGATACGGGTGTCGTCGTACAGGCCATCATGAATGCAGATGCAATTGTGATTGGTACGCCGATTTTCCAAGCGTCCATTCCTGGCACGTTAAAAAATGTTTTTGACCTGCTGCCGGAGAATGCCCTCAGAGACAAAGTTGCGAGTATGATTGTGACGGCGGGATCGTCAAAACACTATTTAGTGGCCGAACATCAATTGAAACCGATTTTGGCGTACATGAAGGCGCAAATCGTTCAGACCTACGTGTTTATCGAGGAACAGGATTTCTATCGCAAAGAAATTGTCAATGATGATGTCCTGTTTCGAATGGACCGTCTCATCGACGATACGGTTCTGTTGGCGGAAACGTACTTGAAGCTGCATGAACAGAAGGAAGCAGAATACGGGTTTTAGGGGCGAGGGCCATGGACACGCCTGCACTTGGGATTGTCATCGTGGAAGTTTGTACTGGGAACGCTTTTGCAGCATTGGATTTGGAAGAGCTGGAAGCGGAATTTCCTGAGGTTGCCGTACTCCAGGACGAGTGTTTGAACCACTGCGGATTATGCAGGGTCCGGCCGTTTGCGCTCGTCAATGGGCAGCGCATTTTTGCGAAGGACGGAACCGAATGCCTTCGCTTGGTGAAAGAACGGGTGGTTCATGAACTGTCGCTGTACAGATGACGGTTCACCCTGCCGAGATGCGTGCGATGTGTTCAAGGCATAAAGAATGGCTGTCGAGCTTTTCTCGACAGCCAAAGGGCCCGTATCAAGCGCCCCTCCGCTCAATACGCGCCACCTGCGCAGGAAGCGCCGCCAGTGTAACCCGGTACGAGCAGGAAGAACAGTACGAAGATAATCAGGAACACCACTGCCCACCGTGTGTATCCGCCAAATGTTCCACCGTACATCACAATCCCTCCTCTGAATCCGACGTGTTGTACCTTATGTCCTTGGACGAGCAGCCGGGAAAGGCGAATGGACAGGGTGAGCCGCACAAATTCCTGGTTTTCACATTCTCCTGGTTTCACATTCGCCATGCTTCATCGATGAGACTGGGTATCCGGTTCAGCCGTGTGAGGTCAAACAAGGGAATCAATTCACGTGCCGCGACGGGCTCCGGGCGGTCGATGAGCCCGCAGCTGTACGCGAATTGCCCGACCACCCGCTCGGGCCGGACGCCAAGGCGCCGCAGTTCCGCAATTGCGATGGCGCCGTCGCGCTTGGCCAACCGGCGTCCGTCGGGTCCGAGCAGGAGCGGGACGTGGGCAAACTGTGGAACTGGCAGACCGAGGGCTTCGTACAACCAGATTTGGCGCGGCGTCGAGTCAAGCAGGTCATCGCCCCGCAGGACATCGGTGATGTGCATAGCGGCATCGTCTGCCACAACCGCCAATTGATAACTGAACACGCCATCGGCCCGCTTGACGATGAAGTCGCCGCCGTACCCCGCGGGGAAGTGCTGCCAACCGAGCACGAGGTCATGGAAACTCACCGGACGATCCGGCAGGGAAAAGCGCATGGCCGGCTGTTTGCGCGCCGCTCGCTCGGCGCGTTCGGCGGGGGACAAATGGCGGCAAGTGCCGGGATACACGGGGCCTTCCGCGGGCAGTCCGTGCGGTGCAGACGCGATGGCCGTCAACTCGGCCCGGCTGCAGTAGCAGGGGTACAGCAGGCCCGCTTGCTGCAGGCGTTCGTACGCTGCCTCGTACAGCGCCTCCCGCTCGCTTTGTGTGTACGGCGCATACGGGCCTCCGATGTCGGGCCCTTCGTCCCAGTCGATGCCAAGCCACCGCAAATCCGTGAGGAGTTCCGCGGCGATGTCCAATCTTGATCGCGCTCGGTCAATGTCCTCCATGCGCAGGATGAACGTCCCGCCGGCATTTCGCATCTGCAGCCAGGCGAGCAGCGCCGTGCGCGCGTTGCCTAGGTGCAGGCGGCCCGACGGGGTGGGTGCAAAGCGGCCGCGGCGTGCCGCACCCGGCAGCGGGGAGGCGCTGTGCGGGTGGGCTGTGGTGCATTGGCGGCTGCTGGCGGAGGTCATCGGGCGAGACCTCCTTTATCGCATCGCGTCCGGGCCAAACGCTGCCTGCGCCTGGCGAAATCGGATGTCGTACTCGAACAGGAACTCAAATGCCTCCAGGTGACGTTTGGCCGCAAATGCGTCTGCGCCCCACGCGTAAATGCCGTGATTGCGGACGAGCACGCCCGGGCATTCAGGCCGTGCGGCCGCGCGGACCGCCTCCCCCAGGTGCGCTAAATCGGCGAAGTTCTCGACAATCGGCACCGCAATCCTCGCGCCTTCGTTCCAGTGGCCGAGGGCTTTGAGGAGTTCGTGGTCGGCGAGCAGGACGTGCCCGGCGCCAAAGTGCAGCTGCGATGCCAGGTTGTTGAACACGGTGTGCACATGCAGGATGCAGCCGCAGGTTGCAGCGCCAAACGTCTCGTACAAATGGATGTGCACAATCGTCTCGGCGGACGGCCGGTACGCGGTCTCCGTCAGCACGCGGCCGCTCGCGTCGACTTGCAGCACGTCTGCATCCGCGAGGTTTTGTTTGTCCGCGCCGCTGCGGGTGATGGCGAAGCAGAGTGGCTCATCCGCCAGGCGAACCGACAGGTTGCCGCTCGTGGCGGGCAGCCAGCCGCGCCGGCCGAGATCGTCGCCGAGCGCGCGCAAAGCCGCGGTGGCTTCTTGCAGGGAAGGTAGCGGGTTCATGGTGCGGTCACGTCCTCTGTCACAGATTGTACGGTGCAATCCGCGCGGGGGGCTCACCCGCGCGTTTGGTGCAAATGCGAAACGATGTCGTCGAAGGTCTCAAACGGCGCGTGCGGCAGGTTGTGGTGTTCACACTCTTTCCGCAAACTGGCCCGGGCGTACACGAAGTCAGCCCGGCGCGCGGCTTCAAAATCCGTGACCCCATCGCCGATCACGATGGTGTCATCGAACTGCCCCTGGTACTTCCTCAAAATGGTCGGCTTGCAGAGTCCGCAGTCGGCGCTGCACGCGTCATCGCAGGGGTGCGGCCACACCACCCGCAGGTTCGGTCCGGTCGTGTCCAGCGTGTTGCAGTAGACGGTCAGGCGGTCGCGCCAAGGTGCGACTGCGGGCTCGACAAAGAAATCAAATCCGCCGCTGGTGATGGTGATGGGCCAGCTGCGCGCCGCAGCAAAGTCCACGAACCGATCGAAGCCGGCCCGAATCCGCGTGGTATGCACCGCGAAGTCCCGGACTTCCTCGAACCGGGAGGACGGGATGAGCGCAAACATGGCTTCCACGCCCGCCCGAATCGACAGCTCGCGGCGGTTCACGCGTTCAATCAGCGGGGCGGCCTCGTCCGGGACGAAGCGGCGCATGATTTGCGCAATCATATCGTTTTCCGAGATGGTGCCGTCAAAGTCGCAAAAGAAACCGATGCGGGTCCCAGCGCCGCTCATTTTGCTTCTCCCCAGCGCAGGAGCGCCTTGCGCAAGGGCTCACTGTGGTTCGCGGCCTCTGCCAGGGGCACGCCAGCCAAGGCCGCGTCAATCGCGGCGGTAAACGCCTGGCCGCCCGCCGTCGCACCGTCTGGGTGGCCGTGAATCCCGCCGCCCGCGTTGACAATAAAGTCGACGCCCATATCCTGCAGCAGGATGGGTACGAGCCCCGGGTGAATCCCAGCCGACGGCGCCGGCAGACACACGTTGTGCGGCCCGGGTGTGCGCAGGGCGCTGACCAGCTGCTGGCCGACGGTGCGTTCGAGGGTGACGGACCCGTACGGGGACGGGTAAATCACGATGTCCGCCCCGCCCAGGCGAAGCAGCTGGCCTAGCAGAATATCCGCCGCAATGCCGTGCTGCGGTGCTGCATACAGAGCGCCAGACACGGCGGGATGTGCCATGATGGGGACCTGGATGTCCGGGTCCGCCGCGAGTTCCCGCAGGACATCGAGGCCATAGGCGAACACGTTCAAGAGCAGCGCGCCAGCGCCAAGGTCGGAGAGGCGCCGGGCGCGATCGCGAAGTTCAAACACGGGTCCCGTCAGGTTTACCGCGTACAGCACGTCCTTGCCGGTTTCGCGCCGGGTCCGCTCCATCGCCTTGGTGTACGCTTCGACACGCGCTTCTGGGGTGGCGTAGGCTTCCGTGAAGAAGATTTCGTCGTCCTTGATGAGGTCGGCCCCACCCAGCGCCTGCTCGGTGAAATGAGCGGTCAGTTCGTCCAGGTTGTTGCCGATGCAGGACTTAAAGATGCTCATCAGCAGCGGGCGATTGTACACCTTCAGGCGGTCGCGAATGCCGTTGACGCCGAACTTCGGTCCCGGGAAGGCGCGCGCGAACGGCTCCGGAATCTGCAGGCCGACCAGCTTGATGAGGCCGTCCATCGAAAGTTTGCCGAAGACGGTGGTGAGCAGCGCCGCGAAGGTTGGCGTGAAGTTGATGACGGGGTAGCCGATGGTGATATCCGCTGTGACGGTACCGTCCGGTCGGGCACCCGCATCCACCTCCTCGATGGACGCCACAATGCCGCAGTGCTGACGCACGCTGTCCTGTTTGCTTTGCGGCAGGTCGGTCCATGAGCCAACGGTCAGACCAATCGCGATGCCGTCCGCTCGCGCCTGCAACTGATTCGGTTTGTCCACCACGCGGTAGGTGGCGTATATGTATGCATCTGACTGGGCCACTTGCGTCACCTCATATCGATTATAATCAACAAATTCTATAGACAAATGGACCCTTGTATCGTAGCATATTTCCATCGGATTAAGGGGGAATGGACGATGGCGACCATCCGCATTCGCAATACAGGAGAACAACTCGTGGATGAAGCGAACATCCGCCAGTTTTTGACGGACAACGGCGTCTACTACGACCACTGGTCCCTGGATGCAATTCCAGCGGCCCTGCACAATCGCTTCCAACTGGACGACGCGGAGAAAGAGGAGATTCTGAAGAGCCTCGCGCCGCAGATTGAGGCGCTGGCCCAGGCGCGCGGGTACGTGAAGTGGGATGTCGTCGCGATGTCTGAGGCCACGCCGAACCTGGACGAGATCCTCAAGAAGTTCGAACAGATTCATACGCACACCGAGGACGAGGTGCGCGTGATGGCGGCGGGCAGCGGTGTGTTCATCATCAAGGGCAAGGACGGCGGTTACTTTGATGTCGAGTTGACGGCGGGCGATGTGATCTCCGTGCCGGAACATACCCCGCACTACTTTACGGTCACTGCGGAGCGGAAGTTTGTCGCCGTGCGGTTGTTTATCGACCCCTCGGGCTGGGTGGCGCATCCGTATGACGACCCCGCCTTTACCCAGGCGTAACGCGCTTCCCGCCCAGAGGATGGACGGGGAACCGAGGAACGTGGCAGTTGTCTGCCAGTTTGGCCGCGAACTTTGCAATATCGTGAGGGTCCCTGCAGAAGCCGCAAGGACCCTTCGTTTTTGTGGACTGATATCTCGGCCGATTCAAGCGAAAGATAGCGCCAGTGAACGATTTTGGCTGGATGACCGTCCTTCTGGTAAACGGTGCACACAGGTGACCACAGGTTTCGTCGTCGGGGAGGCGTTCGCGGTTTGAAGCAAGACGATGTAGACCTCATCCGCGTCGCGAAACAAGGCCGGACAGAGGCGTTCGAGGCGCTGGTTCGACAGTACAAGGCCTTTGTCTTCCGGACGGCGTACGGCATCTTGCGGAACAACATGGATGCTGAAGATGTCACGCAGGAGACGTTCATCAAGGTCTATCACGCCTTGCGGGGCTTGCGTGAAGAGCGAACGTTTCCGTCCTGGCTGGCGCGGGTGACGGTGCGAACCGCCCTCGACTGGGTGAGCAAGCACAAACGACAGCCCTCCGTTCCGCTTGATGCGGAGCAGGTTTCGACCCGGACCGACGTCCACGCGTCCGCCGACATTCGGATGGACGTCGAACGCGCCCTCGATGGACTGACCACAGAACAGCGTACCATCGTTGTATTGCGGGACGTGCAGGGGTTTGGCTACGACGAAATCGCCGAAATTCTCGATATTCCGATTGGCACGGTCCGGTCACGGCTGCACTACGCACGTGCACAGCTCCGGGAGCTGCTGACGCGCGGTGACACACGCGGTGACACACGATGAAGGGGGAGTTGCGACATGCCGCTGGATGAAGGACCTGTTCATGAAGGACCTGTTCATGAAGGACCTGTTGAACCGGCGTCTTGCGAATCCATCGAGGAGCTCTTGTCCGCCTACCTGGATGGCGAACTGACCGAGGGTGAACGCCGTCGCGTTGTGCGCCACCTGGCTTCGTGTCCGGGGTGTGCGAAGGTGTTCGAAGAACTCCGTGCCGTCAGCGAAAGGGTCCACACCGCCATCCTTCACGTGGAGGTTCCCGCCGCGTTGGAAGCGAAGGTATTCGAGCACGTCGCGCGCCTGCACCAACGAGACCAGGTGCGGCGGTTGTCGGTGTTCTACCTGGTGGGTGCGGTGCTTTGCGTGGCTGCGGTGGCGGGCTTGCTGGCCTCCCCCTTCGGGATGTTCTTCCGCGTGTTGCTGCGGCTTGCACTGACTGTATTTCGCGGCGGGGTCATCTTGTCTTCCTCGATGAGCCACCTGTGGATGGTCGGGTTCGTGATCTTCTGTGTCCTGTTGGGCGGATTTTCCATATTGGCGGTGTCGCGGGTCCTGCGCACCATGAAAAGTGAGGCTGTCGTATGAGGCGTTGGATGAAGCGAGCAGGCTGGCTTTGCGGAGCCGTGCTGACATTGTGGCTGCTTCTACCGGTCACCCTGGCCCAAGCGGCTGCGTCCTATGGGCCAGGGCCAATCCACACAAGCGGCGCATCGCAGGGTCACAGCGCGGGAACGAGCGTCTCGCGGGAAGCCGTTATCAGTCCCGATGCGACGACCATTGTGCGCGGGCAGACGGTGAAAGACGTCGTGGTTGTGGGCAACGATGCCACCGTTGCGGGCCGCGTTTCGGAAGTGCTGCTGGTTCTCGACGGGGACGTCCATTTGACGTCCACTGCGCGGGCGGGCATTGTCGTCGACCTCGGGGGACATATCACGGCCGATCGCGGCGCACAGGTCGATGCCATCTACCACGCCGCCATGAGTACTCCGTTCTGGAACGGTGCCCTGTTTGGCGTGATGTTTTTCCTGCTGGCGTGGGCGGGCATGCTTATCGTCGAAATGGGCCTGTTGGTGCTGTCGGTTCTCATCGCCCACGCGTTTCGCCGACAAATCGGCGTACCGCTGCGATTCATTGAGCAGTCTGTGCGGCGAACGGGCATCACCGGCGTGCTCATCAGCCTGGCATTTCTGGCTGTCGGTGCGTTGTGTGCACTGACCATTGTGGGGCTGCCCATTGCGGTGGTGCTGCTGCTTGTCTATCTGGTCGGCGGCGTCGTGGGGTTTTCGGTGGTCTCGCTTTGGGTCGGAAACCTGGCGCTGCGAAATTCTGTTTCGGAGCGGCCTGTTTGGGTCCGGAGCCTGCTTGGCACCAGCCTGATGATGGCGTTTGTCAGCATCCCCTTTATCGGACTTCTGCTGTTTTGCATCTTCTGGCTGGTGGGAGTGGGCACCACCTCCGCGTGGCTGCTGCGGGGCTGGCGCCGAGGCGTCCGGGGGACGGCATAAGCCGTCACATCGAACGCGGTTTGGATGTGCGATGGGCCCGCGCGGCGCGGCCGCCTTGAGGGCCGAACTTGAACAGCCGCGTGAGGAAACGCGTCAGCGGAAAGAGCAGGCGGGAGAAGCGCCACACGATTTGGCTGGCGATGACCCCGACGACCAGACCGCCCAGAACGTCCGTTGGATAGTGGACGCCGACGTAGACGCGGGCGAACATCACAAGACAGGCAACCATGGTGAACGTCCAGCCAATCCACTTGCGCTGCCGGCCCCAGGATGCGGCTGCAAAGCCGAAGCTGCCGGAGCTGTGGTCGCTTGGGAAGGAGGCATCCGCGCTGTGCGGCACCAACTGTGTAAACGTTCCTTTGGGAAAGACCGTGAACGGTCTGGGCCGGAACCAGATGTGGGAGATGATCACATTCATGGTGAGGGCCAGGATTCCGGAAAACACGGCGACCAAAAGCGCGTGCCGGCTTCGGATGTCTCGTTTGGGCAGCGTGAACCAAGCCACCACGAACAGCAGGGCGTAGATCTCCAGCGCATCTTTCGCGAAAAAGACCATCACAGCATCCAAAACGGGGTGGTGTCCGGCCATGCCGTTCACCCAATGACAGACCTGTGTATCGAAAGGGTTTAACAACGCGTCGTGAATCATCCACTCACTCCTTTGGGTCTTGGGTGCAACCGATAGACGCTGCTTCGCTCGCAAAAGTTCAGTGACCGGACATCAAAAAGTTGACAGACGAAGGATGAATCGCACGCTTGACCGCTACACTAGGAGTAGCGAGCATGAACGCGAAAGGACAGGGTAGCGTGCATCACGTTCAGCAATTGCTTCACCACTACGGGTACGCAGGTGTGTTTTTCGTCTTGTTGGCGGAAAATATCGGGATCCCGTTTCCAGCCGAAACGACGCTGACGATTTCGGGGATTGAGTGGACACACGGGGTGTTTCGCCTGCTCCCGCTGTTGTTGGCCGCGGCGCTGGGCAACATCGTCGGGTCTACAATTGCATACGGCATTGGGCGGTTTCTCGGCCGGCCTGTGATTGTGCGGTTCGGGAAATACGTCGGGATCAACGACGAACGCTTGGACAAAGCGAACGCCTTGTTCACGCGATATGAGAGCCCGGTGATTTTGTTCGGCAAGTTTATTGCGGGGGTGCGTGTGGTCATCCCCTATCTGGCGGGCATCAACAAGGTTTCCTTCGGGGTGTTCAGCTTATACAACGCGGTCAGCGCACTGGTTTGGGCGGCGGTATTTATTATCGTGGGCAAGTATATTGGCATCGAGTGGGCGCGCTACCACGCGGTGCTGCATCAGTACATGATTCCGGCGATTCTCGTGGCGGTCATTTTGGTGGCCGGGTTTTTCGCGTGGAAGACACGGGAGCGGCGGCGACGGCGACGCTGAGGGGACCCACGTCCGGTCGCAGGGTTGTGTCAAAGTCGAATGAACTTTAAAGCCCTACAAGGAGCCTCGGGTCTTGCTGACTTTTTCGCGCCACGTCGTGTATGTTGAAAGAAATATGGTGCGATGAGCAGTGATCAGAAGCGTAGTGAACGTCGTCGAGCAGTGATCAGAAGCGTAGTGAACGTCGTCGGCGAACGTCCTGTGGTGTCTTCACATTATTCGACAGCCACCTTAACTGAACGTTGACTAACCCTCATCAGTGTCGAATGGTGTTGATAAGCCGTGAATTGTGATTGGGCCAAAATTAAAAAGTTATAAATTGCTGAAGGATTTGTACGTGGGCATGTCGAAGTACGCCGCGGAATCGTCAGTGTTCACAGACAAATAGTTGGCGTCCCACGAGACTTGCCAGGGTGAGGGGTAAATCAACCCGCAAGGCGGTGTGTCTCTTGTCGAAGCGCAGGAATTGTCTGGCGGTGTCGGTTGCTCTTTTCTCGCTCATTGGCCTCTTGGTTGCGCCCTTTCAGTCTTTGTCGGTTGCACATGCTGAGACGTCTACTGCCGTTGCTCAGGAACTGCCCTCTCTCGAGACGCAAGATTCGCGCGTGTATCAAATGCCGGATGGAACCATCCAAGCACAAGTTTACTTTTCGCCGGTCAACTATTTGGATGCTCGCGGAAATTGGCAGCACATTGATACCGCTCTCTCAAAGGATACGACTGGCTTCGGTGTCTCAAAGAATTTGTTCGGCACGCACTTTTCTTCGAGCGCGGATTCTACAGCTGCGAAAAGCCTTGAGACGGTGAACTACCAAGGACATCAGGTTGCCTTCATCCCCGTCTCTTCTTCCATGGAAAAGTCTGTTGGTTCAGATACCTTTACAAACCTCCAATCTGTACCTGGTCATGTAAATTCGAACGCCATTCATTATTCTGGTCTTTATCCAGATGTCAGCCTGCAAGATACTGTCACCAGTGAAGGCGTGAAAGAATCCATCGTCCTGGACAAATACGTGCCCGGTCTTCATTCGTTCGCGTTTATATTGAATACCAATGGGTTGTCACCAGAAGTTGAAAAGGATGGCTCGTTGGACTTCAAGGACAGTAAAGGAAACACCATCTTTACCATGCCGCACGGTGTCATGACCGACAGCAACATTGACCCGCATTCCGGGGACGCACCATCTTCTACAGGGGTAACATACAGTATTCTACAGGTCGCTGGGAAGACGGTTCTTAAGGTATCCGTCGACGAGAATTGGTTAGCTGATGCGAGCCGTGTATACCCGGTCTATATCGACCCAACAGTGACGCTGTCTTCGCAGATTTCTGATGCATACGTTTCCAGCGCCTACCCGACCACCAACTACAGCGGTTCAAGTCTCTACGACTCCAGCCTAGGGTATGACGACCTGCACGTCGGGGACTATGACGCAACCACCGGAGACAACTGGGCGTATTTTAAACTGCCCTCGGTTTCGCAGCTTCCCTTGCTTGGACTGACTGTCACCAGTGCGACATTTTATGCGTACTGTGATTGGTCCTATTACACGTCCACACCGGAAACGACTTGGCTGTACACCAACACGTCCTCCAACTGGACTCCTTCCTCCATCACGTGGAACACCAAGCCCGGACATGGCAGCGCCGTCAGTACAGCCTCTGTATACAGAAACCAGTGGGCAGCTTTCAATGTCACCTCTGTCGTACAACAGTGGTCTAACGAGCTGTCCGGCCAGTCGCCCTCCAGTAGTCCCCAGCTAGGCCTGATGCTGAATGAAAATGGGAATGGACAGGCCTATTGGCACAAGTACGTCGCAGAAGGGAGCAGCAGTTCTACCAACCCGCATATCGACATCACGTATGCCGCCCCGAGCGCACCGTGGGGAGCCATGTATACGCATGATGACAATTCAACCGGCTATGTGAACCTGTGGTGGAACCCGGTACCCGGTGCATCCAGCTATAATGTCATGATTTTCGACGGTCACCAGTATGAGGCCTTCAACGTTGGAAACGTAACGCACTGGACATCAAAGGGGAAGGGAATTTGGCCAACGCCATCTGAGGTGGCCAGTGGACAGTGGCAGCTCTACCACAATGGCGGCGGTGGGGAACTGGCGATGAATCCAGGCCCCGTCTACCAGAATGCCTACAATGCGAATGGAACTGGGACCAACTACGCACCCGACTCGAACTACTGGTTCCGTATCGAAGCCGTTGCCTCGGATGGATCTACGACGTCCAACAGTAACGCGTTCACTCCGACCATGCAAGCGTATGTTCCAGATGAGGGGAACGCATCGACGATGGTGCCGCTCGAGATAGGTAGTGGGGATGGAGCTACAGGGAATTTTGTATTACAGGATACCGACTTGACAACTAGTGGGTATGGTCCGCAGGTCTCCATGTCCAGGACCTATAACAGTAACGAGTCAAGTCAGACAGGTCTATTCGGGAACGGATGGACGCTGGGGTATCAAGAGCATATCGCTATAATCAATAACCTGCCGTATCTCATCGGAGCGGATGGAAGTACGAGCATTTTCTGGCCTCAACCGGACGGGACCTACGCGTCTCCACCTGGTCTAACGGCGGACACGCTTACCGCGGTGAAAAACAACGGGGCGGTTACGGGGTATTCACTTCAATTGAGCGATTATACGACGGAAGACTTTACGACCGCCTTTACAGCAAACGGTGGTACACAAGAATATTTGTTGTCGGATATCACGGATCAAAACGGAAACAAGCTGACAATCAGCCGCGACTCGAGCGGGAATCCAACGTCGCTCCAGGATGCCAGTGGCCGTTCGACGACGCTCAGCTACAATTCGTCTGGGCTGGTGACATCTGTCTCCTTTGCGGCCAACAGTACGACAAACGAAGTATGGAA
Above is a genomic segment from Alicyclobacillus cycloheptanicus containing:
- a CDS encoding RNA polymerase sigma factor produces the protein MKQDDVDLIRVAKQGRTEAFEALVRQYKAFVFRTAYGILRNNMDAEDVTQETFIKVYHALRGLREERTFPSWLARVTVRTALDWVSKHKRQPSVPLDAEQVSTRTDVHASADIRMDVERALDGLTTEQRTIVVLRDVQGFGYDEIAEILDIPIGTVRSRLHYARAQLRELLTRGDTRGDTR
- a CDS encoding anti-sigma factor family protein; translated protein: MPLDEGPVHEGPVHEGPVEPASCESIEELLSAYLDGELTEGERRRVVRHLASCPGCAKVFEELRAVSERVHTAILHVEVPAALEAKVFEHVARLHQRDQVRRLSVFYLVGAVLCVAAVAGLLASPFGMFFRVLLRLALTVFRGGVILSSSMSHLWMVGFVIFCVLLGGFSILAVSRVLRTMKSEAVV
- a CDS encoding undecaprenyl-diphosphatase codes for the protein MIHDALLNPFDTQVCHWVNGMAGHHPVLDAVMVFFAKDALEIYALLFVVAWFTLPKRDIRSRHALLVAVFSGILALTMNVIISHIWFRPRPFTVFPKGTFTQLVPHSADASFPSDHSSGSFGFAAASWGRQRKWIGWTFTMVACLVMFARVYVGVHYPTDVLGGLVVGVIASQIVWRFSRLLFPLTRFLTRLFKFGPQGGRAARAHRTSKPRSM
- a CDS encoding DedA family protein, which produces MNAKGQGSVHHVQQLLHHYGYAGVFFVLLAENIGIPFPAETTLTISGIEWTHGVFRLLPLLLAAALGNIVGSTIAYGIGRFLGRPVIVRFGKYVGINDERLDKANALFTRYESPVILFGKFIAGVRVVIPYLAGINKVSFGVFSLYNAVSALVWAAVFIIVGKYIGIEWARYHAVLHQYMIPAILVAVILVAGFFAWKTRERRRRRR
- a CDS encoding DNRLRE domain-containing protein, with the translated sequence MSKRRNCLAVSVALFSLIGLLVAPFQSLSVAHAETSTAVAQELPSLETQDSRVYQMPDGTIQAQVYFSPVNYLDARGNWQHIDTALSKDTTGFGVSKNLFGTHFSSSADSTAAKSLETVNYQGHQVAFIPVSSSMEKSVGSDTFTNLQSVPGHVNSNAIHYSGLYPDVSLQDTVTSEGVKESIVLDKYVPGLHSFAFILNTNGLSPEVEKDGSLDFKDSKGNTIFTMPHGVMTDSNIDPHSGDAPSSTGVTYSILQVAGKTVLKVSVDENWLADASRVYPVYIDPTVTLSSQISDAYVSSAYPTTNYSGSSLYDSSLGYDDLHVGDYDATTGDNWAYFKLPSVSQLPLLGLTVTSATFYAYCDWSYYTSTPETTWLYTNTSSNWTPSSITWNTKPGHGSAVSTASVYRNQWAAFNVTSVVQQWSNELSGQSPSSSPQLGLMLNENGNGQAYWHKYVAEGSSSSTNPHIDITYAAPSAPWGAMYTHDDNSTGYVNLWWNPVPGASSYNVMIFDGHQYEAFNVGNVTHWTSKGKGIWPTPSEVASGQWQLYHNGGGGELAMNPGPVYQNAYNANGTGTNYAPDSNYWFRIEAVASDGSTTSNSNAFTPTMQAYVPDEGNASTMVPLEIGSGDGATGNFVLQDTDLTTSGYGPQVSMSRTYNSNESSQTGLFGNGWTLGYQEHIAIINNLPYLIGADGSTSIFWPQPDGTYASPPGLTADTLTAVKNNGAVTGYSLQLSDYTTEDFTTAFTANGGTQEYLLSDITDQNGNKLTISRDSSGNPTSLQDASGRSTTLSYNSSGLVTSVSFAANSTTNEVWNYGYDSDNNLASVTDPKGNVTKYGDTSGELTSVTTPNGNTYSISYDSNGRVLGETDPSGKSESVSYGNGTVTLTDPQGIETQWTYDDDHLTTQKVLDPSGLDRKWSYVYNEFGEVTQATDPLGNVTKNAYDDWGQPTSVTDPNGNTTQVSHPDSAYGSVDHEVSSLTLPNGGKYQFQYDQNHDQTTALTPQYQTAGAGYNSNGTVSSGTYPISTASNLLENNSVEEWSGGLPVDWSEQGPSHTDTQSSDALFGGSSWEVSNLSSASSVSLYPGTATYPISDLPSTSTGLAFEVYAKASSLAAAKTTRVKFNFYDSSDNYDGEVDGAVLPVGGEWYQLTVVAPKVSFPSGAVYYRPIIVTQPGSGDNVKFDAADLVGYDLAPQYNAILNGDFNSSNGDLYDWGYTGSVSVVSNSSADVGNHTSADTTFGPLQNVAQIVPG